The Fontisubflavum oceani genomic interval AACATCGCGGCTCAACGGTGACTAGGTCACAAAGCGTTGGTTCTGCCCGCACAGCAGATCAGTTTGCGCCCGCTGATCGGGCAAACTGCTCAAGGCTCGGACGGTCAGTTATGCGTACTGCTCCACGCGTCTGCTCGACCCATCCGCGGCGATGAAACTCGGACAGAGTTCGAGAGATCACCTCGCGTGCGGTCCCTAACTCCGTCGCCAAGACGGCATGAGTCGCGTGAACAGTGTCAGTCTGCCCCGCCAGTTCGAGAAGCCGCTCGGCAAGCCGAACATCCATCCGCTGAAAGACGATGTCATCGATCAAAGCAAAAAGGTCCGTGATACGACGGGAGTAAGCGGCGAAGACAAACTCTCGGAAGACCGGTGACCGGGCGAGGAGATCGTCGAATGCCTTGCGCGGAATGGCGGCTGCGGTGACATCCGTTTCGGCGATGCCGTCGGCAGAGTAATCTTCGAAGGCAAGCATGCAGGCGGTCGTCAGAACGCAGCTTTCGCCAGCATGCACCCGATAAAGAAAAATCTCTCTGCCCGTCTCAGAGCGCTGCTGAACCCGCACGGTACCGTTGATCAACAAAAGCAGGTTGTCGGCAGATTGTCCGGGTTGGAAGATTTGGGTCCCTGCCGCGACCGACAGGACCTGGCTTCCCCTGACAAGGTCCGCGCGAATATCGGGTGGGAGCTGCGCAAGGCCCCGAAATCGTTCGATCCAGCTTCCATTGGAACCCGAGAGTTCTTCTTTCATTTCAATCCTCTGACATCCATACAACGTCGTGCCGTCAGCCATCGCGTGCCGCGAAGGTTCGCGCGCAACTTAGGGTAAGTCACGCGACGTTGTATCGTCAGGTCACGCCAACACTTGAGCCGAATAAGTCAAAGTCCAAGGCAGATACAACCACGCGGCATTGTGAGACAACTCGCTTTACGAGCGGAGAGAATGTGGGGTTAGGCGCTCGACCGAAACAAATGGCTCGGAAATTGGTTGCGGGGGTAGGATTTGAACCTACGACCTTCAGGTTATGAGCCTGACGAGCTACCGGGCTGCTCCACCCCGCGCCAATGGCTTGTCATCTATCTGTCATTGACGAGAGCCGCAAGAGCACCAGTCAGAAAAAATGTCTTGATAGGCAGAAGGAGCCAAGCATCGTCTAGCGAACCTGTTTTCTCATCGGCGCCAGAAACACAGGCCCTAGAGTCGCGCGATCAGCTGAGGATCGTCAGGATCGGTTTTAAATCAGGCTGTCCAACACCTGATCAGCGTCACGCATCGTTGCAGAGCATCGAAGCCTAACCGCGGCATTCCTCGACGAACTCTTTGAATTGCGCGCGTTCGAGATAGAGGGGCCTATGGTGCGCCAGTTCCACCAGTTGTTTCTGGAGACCGTGTTGTGTGACAAACTCCCGTATGACTCTCGCGAACCTCGGCCTGAGCTCCAATGGAAATCCATCCCAGTTGGGCTCAAGTCCAGGCAAGACACCAAAGTTTTGCACGATACGCCAGGAAGACGCAGTCGCATCGACCGTGTGTTCGAAAAGTGGTGTATCGCCAACAAACAGCTCATTGTAGCGGCGGTAGACTTCGCTCTGCCACAACACGGTGATCATTGTCGGGTCCATTTCCTTAATGAGACGCGCCATAAGGTATGGGCCGGCGAAATCCATCACTCGATAAACATCTTTGCGTTCACGCAAGTTCTTCGTGATCTGTTCGAGCATTGCGCGAGCTAAGTCCGATCTGCGGGGCATATAGAGAAACCCGTTCATCACATCGCCGCGCTGTTTCAGCCTCGGCTTCGTGTCACGGAAGACGATGACATTCGTATCGCCGGTCAATGGCCGGAGATCTCCAGTGGGGAGGGTATCTGCATCAAGATACCAGCCGCCAAACGCATAAAGCGCCGCCAGCCGCGCGATGTCGGAGCGGCAAGCAGGGATCCATATATCATTGTATTCTTTTGCGATCTCGGGCCAATCCCGTTCAAGCAACCGGTGTGCGATGACATCAGTAAGGATCGAAAATGTCCACTCTGGATAGCGCGCCTCGGCAAAATCCAGGTTTTCGTGAAACGCTTTGGGGAGCGACTCGAGATCGTGCCAAAAATAGAAAAGATTTGGAATCCCTTGATCCGTCAAAGCGCCCAAGTGTTCTAGATCAATCTCAGCGGTTTTCATTACCCTCGTTACGCGATTGTTTTCTTTTTGCGCATCGTGAAGGAGACGGCCGCCATTGGCAACGGTCAGTCATTCGAGATGCACGAAGACACGCTTCGTCGGTCAGGCGCTTATGTTTATGGGGGAGATCATCGTAAGAGAGATAAAGGATGTTTCTTACTAGGTTTGGCGGTGACCTACTCTCCCACACCTTAAGATGCAGTACCATCGGCGCAACGGCACTTAACGGCCGGGTTCGGAATGGAGCCGGGTGTTTTGCTCGCGCTATGACCACCAAACCGAGAAAGAAACATCGTATCCAAGCCAGATACACGTGGTGTATGCTTCCGATCCGCAAAGCCTAGCTTTTACTGGATCAAATCAAGCCTATCGAACAATTAGTACCGGTCAACTGAACGCATTGCTGCGCTTACATCTCCGGCCTATCGACGAGATGGTCTATCTCGGTTCTCAGGGATACCTTGTTTTGAGGGGGGCTTCCCGCTTAGATGCCTTCAGCGGTTATCCTTTCCGATCATAGCTACCCAGCACTGCCATTGGCATGACAACTGGTCCACCAGTGGATCGTTCACCCCGGTCCTCTCGTACTAGGGGCAACTCCTCTCAAGTATCCTACACCCACGGCAGATAGGGACCGAACTGTCTCACGACGTTCTAAACCCAGCTCACGTACCTCTTTAAACGGCGAACAGCCGTACCCTTGGGACCTGCTCCAGCCCCAGGATGAGATGAGCCGACATCGAGGTGCCAAACGGTGCCGTCGATATGGACTCTTGGGCACCATCAGCCTGTTATCCCCGGCGTACCTTTTATCCGTTGAGCGATGGCCCTTCCACTCGGGACCACCGGATCACTATGGCCGTCTTTCGACTCTGCTCGACTTGTCAGTCTCGCAGTCAGGCTGGCTTCTGCCATTGCACTCAACGAGCGATTTCCGACCGCTCTGAGCCAACCTTCGCGCGCCTCCGTTACGCTTTAGGAGGCGACCGCCCCAGTCAAACTACCCGCCACACAGGGTCCCGGATCCGGATAACGGACCGCGGTTAGACATCAAGCAATGCAAGGGTGGTATCTCAAGGGAGGCTCCACAGAAACTAGCGTTCCTGCTTCAAAGCCCACCACCTATCCTGCACATGCATGGCCTGATGCCAATGTGAAGCTGTAGTAAAGGTGCACGGGGTCTTTCCGTCTAACCGCGGGAAGCCTGCATCTTGACAGGCAATTCAATTTCGCTGAGTCGATGTTGGAGACAGCGGGGAAGTCGTTACGCCATTCGTGCAGGTCGGAACTTACCCGACAAGGAATTTCGCTACCTTAGGACCGTTATAGTTACGGCCGCCGTTTACCGGGGCTTCAATTCGGAGCTCTCACTCCTCCTTTTAACCTTCCGGCACCGGGCAGGCGTCAGACCCTATACGTCGTCTTGCGACTTCGCAGAGCCCTGTGTTTTTAGTAAACAGTCGCCACCCCCTGGTTTGTGCCCCCAGCCACTAGTTGCCTAGAAACTGGGCCTCCTTCTCGCGAACTTACGGAGGTATTTTGCCGAGTTCCTTCAACATCGTTCTCTCAAGCGCCTTGGTATTCTCTACCAGTCCACCTGTGTCGGTTTAGGGTACGATCTCATGGAAGAGCTATTTCCAGGAACCTCTTAGCAGCCCATTCAATCCGATAAGGATGAACTACCTTCGAGATCCGTCACTACTTCCTGGCCCAGGAATATTAACCTGGTTCCCATCGACTACGCCTTTCGGCCTCGCCTTAGGGGTCGGCTTACCCTGCTCAGATTAGCTTTAAGCAGGAACCCTTGGACTTTCGGCGACAGGGTCTCTCACCCTGTTTGTCGCTACTCATGTCATCATTCTCGCTAGTGATCACTCCACCGGATGGCTCACGCCCCGGCTTCACAGTCAAACCTGGTCCTCCAAAACACCCGAAGGTGCTAAAGAGGAACGAGTTTATTCACACTACGCTCCGCTACCATGCACTATGTGCATCCTCAGCTTCGGCTCATGGCTTGAGCCCCGATACATCTTCGCCGCAGGACAACTTAATTAGACCAG includes:
- a CDS encoding Crp/Fnr family transcriptional regulator, encoding MKEELSGSNGSWIERFRGLAQLPPDIRADLVRGSQVLSVAAGTQIFQPGQSADNLLLLINGTVRVQQRSETGREIFLYRVHAGESCVLTTACMLAFEDYSADGIAETDVTAAAIPRKAFDDLLARSPVFREFVFAAYSRRITDLFALIDDIVFQRMDVRLAERLLELAGQTDTVHATHAVLATELGTAREVISRTLSEFHRRGWVEQTRGAVRITDRPSLEQFARSAGAN
- a CDS encoding glycosyltransferase; amino-acid sequence: MKTAEIDLEHLGALTDQGIPNLFYFWHDLESLPKAFHENLDFAEARYPEWTFSILTDVIAHRLLERDWPEIAKEYNDIWIPACRSDIARLAALYAFGGWYLDADTLPTGDLRPLTGDTNVIVFRDTKPRLKQRGDVMNGFLYMPRRSDLARAMLEQITKNLRERKDVYRVMDFAGPYLMARLIKEMDPTMITVLWQSEVYRRYNELFVGDTPLFEHTVDATASSWRIVQNFGVLPGLEPNWDGFPLELRPRFARVIREFVTQHGLQKQLVELAHHRPLYLERAQFKEFVEECRG